One Phaseolus vulgaris cultivar G19833 chromosome 4, P. vulgaris v2.0, whole genome shotgun sequence DNA window includes the following coding sequences:
- the LOC137838369 gene encoding uncharacterized protein → MRYQSLGKAALAVVFSARRLRHYFHSFTVVVMTDLPIQKVLQKPDVAERMVRWTVELSEFDIWTNIVYEPRGSIKGQIYAEFVAELSPGGAQQELELDSQWLLSVDGSSNQQGSGAGIVLEGPNGLLIEQALRFAFKASNNQAEYEALIVGMLLAKEMGARSLLEKSDSLLVMGHVTGEFQAKDPQMAAYLRYVQVLKGAFAAFELVHVPREQDARADLLAKLASLGKGGRQRTAVIQETLKAPRKYVADNRVDVFQVSASKGKPERHRSLTQGTARAPSVSV, encoded by the exons ATGAGGTATCAATCTTTGGGGAAAGCAGCCCTAGCAGTAGTATTctctgccaggaggctccgccactatttccatagttttacggtggtggtgatgacagaTCTTCCCATCCAGAAGGTGTTGCAGAAGCCAGATGTCGCTgaaaggatggttcgctggacgGTGGAGCTTTCAGAGTTTGATATA TGGACGAATATAGTATACGAGCCCAGGGGATCCATCAAGGGACAGATTTATGCAGAATTTGTCGCAGAGCTCTCACCAGGAGGCGCCCAACAGGAACTGGAGCTTGATTCCCAGTGGTTGTTATCAGTGGACGGATCCTCGAATCAGCAGGGAAGTGGCGCcgggatagtcttggaggggCCCAATGGGTTGTTGATTGAGCAAGCCCTGcggttcgccttcaaggcaagcaacaaccaggcaGAGTACGAAGCCCTGATCGTAGGAATGCTtttagccaaggagatgggtgcgcGAAGCCTCTTGGagaagagtgactcgctgctggtcATGGGGCATGTGACAGGGGAATTTCAAGcaaaggacccacagatggctgCGTATTTGAGGTACGTCCAGGTGCTGAAGGGAGCTTTCGCTGCGTTTGAGTTGGTGCACGTCCCAAGAGAGCAAGATGCCCgtgctgacctgctcgccaagctggccagcttaggcaaggggggaaggcagaggacggcGGTCATCCAAGAGACCCTCAAGGCACCACGAAAGTATGTAGCAGATAACAGAGTGGATGTCTTCCAGGTCAGTGCGTCCAAGGGAAAGCCGGAGAGGCATCGGTCTTTGACTCAGGGGACGGCGAGAGCCCCTAGTGTAAGTGTCTAA
- the LOC137838368 gene encoding uncharacterized protein — protein MGVVVPPGLVGVNASFTGVEDPEAHLTAFHTQMMLSRGSNAVYCKLFMSTLSGIALEWFVSLPDGHITSFQQFSKLFMEQYIVNRAPPVVSYDLFVVRQSQGESLWDYLSRFGAQVVRLPRKDEDMLVHAFKKGVLAGPFSESLIRNRPSTFAEIRHHAVAHIAAETAVSEKRDSAILTKSRAGPSRTQQPMRVHEAKEGKKAQGKPRPYEPRRNQNRGRMRESNAPPGLILWWNWRS, from the coding sequence ATGGGTGTAGTGGTGCCACCAGGCTTGGTGGGGGTGAACGCCTCGTTTACAGGGGTGGAGGATCCAGAAGCACACCTGACGGCGTTTCATACCCAGATGATGCTTTCTAGAGGCTCAAATGCAGTATACTGCAAactgttcatgagcaccctgagcgGGATTGCgctggagtggttcgtgagcctaccagatggccacatcacgtcgtttcaacaattctcgaagcTGTTCATGGAGCAGTATATCGTGAACAGGGCACCTCCAGTGGTGTCGTATGACCTGTTCGTCGTCCGCCAGAGCCAAGGTGAGTCACTCTGGGACTACCTCAGCCGTTTTGGGGCTCAAGTGGTAAGGCTGCCCAGGAAGGATGAGGACATGCTGGTGCATGCGTTCAAGAAAGGGGTTCTGGCGGGCCCTTTCAGTGAATCTTTAATCAGGAATCGCCCCAGCACCTTCGCGGAGATTAGGCATCATGCTGTGGCGCATATCGCTGCAGAAACAGCAGTGTCTGAGAAGAGGGATAGCGCGATCCTTACCAAGTCGCGCGCAGGACCAAGCAGGACTCAACAGCcgatgagggtgcatgaggccaaagaagGGAAAAAGGCTCAGGGGAAACCTCGCCCTTACGAGCCTCGAAGGAACCAGAACAGGGGGCGCATGAGGGAGAGCAACGCACCCCCAGGTTTGATTTTGTGGTGGAATTGGCGGAGCTGA